DNA sequence from the Streptomyces cinnabarinus genome:
CAGAGCCGCCGAGAGCGCTACGGCCGTGGCAGCGACCAGCATCGTCCGAACTCGTACTCGCGTGGTCATGTCTTCCCCCTTCAAGGGCCCGACGCCTCGAATGCGTCGGGCCGGTCGGGAAGGCAGACCTGTGGCGATTCGGGATGGTTGAGCAATGTAGCCCGGTTGAGTGACTTTCAGCCCTTCTTCAGCACCAGTTCGGTGTTGCGGTCCGCGAGGGATCCGGCGAGGTCGGTCCGGGCGCCGGGGGCGTTGAAGGACAGCTCGCGGTAGAGGGCGGCGAGGCCGGTCTGGGAGAGGTCGGTGAAGTCGGTGCGGTGCGGGGCGGCGGCCTCCACGCAGGTGGTGAACAGGGAGATCGTGCCGTCCTTGTTGTCCACCAGCTCGATGACCCGGGCGAGCTGGGGGTAGTCGACGTGCGAGGCGGTGGAGATCTCCCAGAAGGAGCGGCCGTCGGGCGCCGAGTGCGGGGTGATGGCGTTGCGGTGGATGTGGCCGTTCACCCAGGCCAGGACGTTGGGGTGGCTGCCGAGGAGGGCGAGGACCTCCTGGCCGTTGTGGCGTCGCTCGGTCGGCCGGGCCGGGTCGGGGCGCGTGTTGTCCATCGTCTCGCTGGTGTGGTGGCTGAAGACGATGGCGTACGAGTCCTTGTTGTCCCGCAGCGTCTTGTCCAGCCAGCGCAACTGGGCGCTGCCGATGGACCCTTCGTAGTGGCCGCCCGCGTCGGTGGTGTCCATGCTGATGCCGATGACGTCGTCGGCGATGCGGAAGCTGTAGTACTGGGTGCCCGCGTCGAGGTTCGCCGAGGAGTAGCCGTGTCCGACCGGGCCGACGCCCCGGTGGGCCGGGTCGAGGTGGGCCTTGAGGTACTCGGTCGGGGTGTACGGGGCACGCCGCTCGTCGGCGGTGACCGAGCGCATGTCGCGGGCGTGGGCCTTGAGCACCTCGCGGAGCAGGGCGCCCTGGGGGTCCTTGGCCTTCTTCAGGGCGTCCTGGAGCTTCTTGGCCTCGGCCGCGGGCAGGCTCATCAGCTTCTTGCCGCCCACGGCGTAGTCGGTGAGGTAGGTGTCGCCGTGCGAGGCGTAGCAGCCGAGCGGCAGGGAGTCGTGGTTGCCGACGGTGGAGTACCAGGGGATGGTCAGGCCGGGGCTGTTCAGCTCCCGCACGGCCGCCGCGAGGAAGCCCTCCAGGTAGGGGAAGCCGAGCTGCTTGTCGTGGTCGCGGACGGCCGAGTCGGGCTGCCAGTACTGCTTCAGACCGCTGTTGAGGACGCCCTCGTAGTGCCGCGGGTCACCGGAGTCGGGGGTGATCCGGCCGCCGCTCATGACGGTGAGGAACCACTCCAGCTCGGTGCGGGCGTTGTTGTCGGTGTTGTCGCCGGTGGTCATGGCGAACTGGAGCGGGGCGCCGGTGACGGGGGCGCCCCGCAGCGCGTTGACCCGCTCGATCAGCGAGACGGCGCCGTGCACGGTGAGCGCCTCGTGCGGGCGCCAGGCGTGCACGTCGGTGGAGCGCAGGTACTCCAGGCGCATCGGGTGCTGGGCGTCGATGATGTGCAGGTCGGTGAGCTGGACGAACGCGGCGAGCGTCGTACGGCGGTCCGCGCGGCCCGACTTGGGCGCGGCCAGCTCGCCGCGCACCGTGCGGCGCCAGCCGGGCCCGTCGCCGAGCCGGCGGAAGCCGGAGGTGCCCCGGGGCGCGGAGACGCCCGCGAGGGTGGTGCCGCGGGTGTAGGGGCGCAGCGGCAGGAAGGGCGCCCGGCGCGAAGAGGCGACGGGCGCCTCCCCGGAGGCGGCGGCCGCCGGGGTGCCGGTGGTCGTGGTGGCGGCCTGGCTGTCGGTGGGCCGCAGGGCGTAGCCGACACCGGCGGAGAGGGACACCGCACCGGCGGCGGCGAGGACGGTACGGCGGTGGACGCCCAGCGCGGAGCTGGCGACAGAGCGTATGCGCGACATGGCGCGGTCTCCCCGAGTGCGTGACGCGTCGGCAGTGGTCGCGGGCGTCGCTGTCGCGAACAACCCGCTCGCTCTGGATCGTTGGCACCGGGAATGACCTGCGCGTGAACGAGGCGGCAACGCGCAGCGCCGATCACCGTACGTGGATCTTGGGCTACCCTGCGCGCCCCCAGCCGCTCCTCGGACGGCCGGGGCGCGGTTACTCCGTGTTCATCTTCGCGGGTATCCGGCGGGTACTCGGGGGGATTTCAGGGGTGCTCCGGGTTCGCGGGCGAGTACTCCGGCGGGGACCAGCGCAGGGGTACGGCGGCCGGAATCTCGATCGCCTCGAACAGGGTGAACCGGACTCGGCGTTCGGGTGCGAACTCGACCCGGGCCTCGCCGGTGAGGTGCAGGGCCGTGCCCGAGGTCCAGTCCAGGAAGAGCAGTCCGGCGCGCGGGTCGGCGGCGAGGTTGCCGAGGCTGAGGAACATGGCGTTGCCCGGGTAGTCGCGCCAGCTCAGTTCGCGCGGTGAGTCGACGCGCACGAAGCCGGGGTTGCCGCCGCGATGGCTGGCGTCGGCACCGCCCGCGTGGACGCTGGCCAGGAAGAAGGTGTCCGCCGCGGCGACGAAGGCGGCCTGTCCCTCGGTCAGCTCGCCGCTCCGGCGGGGCTCGCCCGGAGCCCGGTCGGACAGGATCTCGTACGTCTGTCTGCGCTGGAGGTACTTCGGGCAGTTGGCGAAGACGCGGTCCGCCTCGATGGCGAGCCCGTTCGGGGTGGGCCGGGCGTGGCCGTTCAGCCGCATCCGGCGCCGGGTGCGCGGGTCGAGGGCGATGGTGCCGACCGGGGTGCCCCCGGTGGCGAGCGCCGCCGCGAGAGGGGCGGCCGGGGAGCCCCCTCCCGCGACGGAGATCTGCCGGGGTCCGGTGGCCCGCACGAACCCCGGCTCCCCCGCCAGCGGCGCCGCCCACACCCCGCCCGTCGCCGGGTCGGCGGCGCCGATCACCAGCAGCGGCTGGAGTTCGAGGAAGGCGGCGGCCACCGGCTTGATGCCCTCCCCGACGGACCGGCCGACATGGGCGGCGAGGTCCCGCACGCCGAGCCGGTCCTGCACGGCGAGCGAGCCCTCGTGGTAGACACCCATGGCTAGAAGAACCCGCAGGTGGGCGCCGACTCATGGGGCGCCGGAGCGCCCTCCGCGCCGCTCGGCACCGAGATCTC
Encoded proteins:
- a CDS encoding TIGR03767 family metallophosphoesterase; this translates as MSRIRSVASSALGVHRRTVLAAAGAVSLSAGVGYALRPTDSQAATTTTGTPAAAASGEAPVASSRRAPFLPLRPYTRGTTLAGVSAPRGTSGFRRLGDGPGWRRTVRGELAAPKSGRADRRTTLAAFVQLTDLHIIDAQHPMRLEYLRSTDVHAWRPHEALTVHGAVSLIERVNALRGAPVTGAPLQFAMTTGDNTDNNARTELEWFLTVMSGGRITPDSGDPRHYEGVLNSGLKQYWQPDSAVRDHDKQLGFPYLEGFLAAAVRELNSPGLTIPWYSTVGNHDSLPLGCYASHGDTYLTDYAVGGKKLMSLPAAEAKKLQDALKKAKDPQGALLREVLKAHARDMRSVTADERRAPYTPTEYLKAHLDPAHRGVGPVGHGYSSANLDAGTQYYSFRIADDVIGISMDTTDAGGHYEGSIGSAQLRWLDKTLRDNKDSYAIVFSHHTSETMDNTRPDPARPTERRHNGQEVLALLGSHPNVLAWVNGHIHRNAITPHSAPDGRSFWEISTASHVDYPQLARVIELVDNKDGTISLFTTCVEAAAPHRTDFTDLSQTGLAALYRELSFNAPGARTDLAGSLADRNTELVLKKG
- a CDS encoding pyridoxamine 5'-phosphate oxidase family protein, with protein sequence MGVYHEGSLAVQDRLGVRDLAAHVGRSVGEGIKPVAAAFLELQPLLVIGAADPATGGVWAAPLAGEPGFVRATGPRQISVAGGGSPAAPLAAALATGGTPVGTIALDPRTRRRMRLNGHARPTPNGLAIEADRVFANCPKYLQRRQTYEILSDRAPGEPRRSGELTEGQAAFVAAADTFFLASVHAGGADASHRGGNPGFVRVDSPRELSWRDYPGNAMFLSLGNLAADPRAGLLFLDWTSGTALHLTGEARVEFAPERRVRFTLFEAIEIPAAVPLRWSPPEYSPANPEHP